From Pempheris klunzingeri isolate RE-2024b chromosome 18, fPemKlu1.hap1, whole genome shotgun sequence, a single genomic window includes:
- the LOC139217515 gene encoding low choriolytic enzyme-like isoform X1 encodes MDLRRTISLFLLLVGLCSAHHGKDHGADDVTQSDMEDITTTILRMNNGSSDFLLEGDVLIPRTRNAMKCFNKAYSCLWPKSANGNVEIPFLISQKYDDSEKQQILDSMQEFASKTCIRFIPRAAQKEYLSIEPRYGCFSLLGRIGDKQVVSLQRYGCVRHGIIQHELLHTLGFYHEHTRSDRDQYVRVNWDNIIDYFVYNFQKKDTNNLNTIYDYTSVMHYGRTAFGKFGQETIIPIPDPSVPIGQRDGLSVTDILRINRLYKCHDYIE; translated from the exons ATGGACCTCAGAAGAacaatttctctttttctgctgcttgtgGGCCTCTGTAGCGCTCACCATGGCAAG GATCATGGTGCTGATGATG TGACTCAGTCTGACATGGAGGACATCACAACAACTATTCTGAGGATGAACAATG GATCTAGTGATTTTCTGCTAGAAGGAGACGTGCTGATTCCAAGAACCAGGAATGCTATGAAGTGTTTTAATAAAGCATATTCCTGTCTGTGGCCAAAGTCTGCTAACGGGAATGTGGAAATCCCTTTCCTTATAAGCCAAAAATATG ATGACAGTGAGAAGCAACAGATTTTAGATTCCATGCAGGAGTTTGCATCCAAGACCTGCATTCGCTTTATTCCACGTGCAGCTCAGAAGGAGTACTTAAGCATTGAACCGAGATATGG CTGTTTCTCTTTGCTGGGTCGCATTGGAGACAAGCAGGTGGTTTCGCTGCAGAGGTATGGCTGTGTACGACACGGCATCATTCAGCACGAACTGCTGCACACTCTGGGTTTCTACCACGAACACACTCGCAGCGACCGTGACCAGTACGTCAGAGTAAACTGGGACAACATCATCGACT ATTTTGTCTACAACTTCCAAAAGAAGGACACGAATAATCTCAACACTATATATGACTACACGTCTGTAATGCACTATGGAAG AACTGCCTTTGGAAAGTTTGGACAGGAAACCATAATTCCCATCCCCGACCCCTCTGTTCCCATCGGACAGAGAGATGGCCTCTCCGTCACCGACATTCTCAGGATCAACAGGCTCTACAAGTGCCATGACTACATCGAATAG
- the LOC139217515 gene encoding low choriolytic enzyme-like isoform X2: MDLRRTISLFLLLVGLCSAHHGKVRNNSLHISDMEDITTTILRMNNGSSDFLLEGDVLIPRTRNAMKCFNKAYSCLWPKSANGNVEIPFLISQKYDDSEKQQILDSMQEFASKTCIRFIPRAAQKEYLSIEPRYGCFSLLGRIGDKQVVSLQRYGCVRHGIIQHELLHTLGFYHEHTRSDRDQYVRVNWDNIIDYFVYNFQKKDTNNLNTIYDYTSVMHYGRTAFGKFGQETIIPIPDPSVPIGQRDGLSVTDILRINRLYKCHDYIE; this comes from the exons ATGGACCTCAGAAGAacaatttctctttttctgctgcttgtgGGCCTCTGTAGCGCTCACCATGGCAAGGTAAGAAATAACTCACTACACATT TCTGACATGGAGGACATCACAACAACTATTCTGAGGATGAACAATG GATCTAGTGATTTTCTGCTAGAAGGAGACGTGCTGATTCCAAGAACCAGGAATGCTATGAAGTGTTTTAATAAAGCATATTCCTGTCTGTGGCCAAAGTCTGCTAACGGGAATGTGGAAATCCCTTTCCTTATAAGCCAAAAATATG ATGACAGTGAGAAGCAACAGATTTTAGATTCCATGCAGGAGTTTGCATCCAAGACCTGCATTCGCTTTATTCCACGTGCAGCTCAGAAGGAGTACTTAAGCATTGAACCGAGATATGG CTGTTTCTCTTTGCTGGGTCGCATTGGAGACAAGCAGGTGGTTTCGCTGCAGAGGTATGGCTGTGTACGACACGGCATCATTCAGCACGAACTGCTGCACACTCTGGGTTTCTACCACGAACACACTCGCAGCGACCGTGACCAGTACGTCAGAGTAAACTGGGACAACATCATCGACT ATTTTGTCTACAACTTCCAAAAGAAGGACACGAATAATCTCAACACTATATATGACTACACGTCTGTAATGCACTATGGAAG AACTGCCTTTGGAAAGTTTGGACAGGAAACCATAATTCCCATCCCCGACCCCTCTGTTCCCATCGGACAGAGAGATGGCCTCTCCGTCACCGACATTCTCAGGATCAACAGGCTCTACAAGTGCCATGACTACATCGAATAG